From a single Nicotiana tabacum cultivar K326 chromosome 8, ASM71507v2, whole genome shotgun sequence genomic region:
- the LOC107791580 gene encoding uncharacterized protein LOC107791580, whose product MASKIQQLQSKACQASQFLAKHGTGYYKQLLEQNKQYIVEPPTVEKCNELSKQLLYTRLASIPGRYESFWKEVDSVKHMWRNRKELKVEDAGIAALFGLECFAWYCAGEIVGRGFTFTGYYV is encoded by the exons ATGGCATCCAAGATTCAGCAACTGCAATCTAAGGCATGTCAAGCTTCACAGTTTCTTGCTAAGCATGGTACTGGCTACTACAAACAGTTGCTGGAGCAGAACAAACAGTATATTGTGGAGCCACCTACTGTTGAAAAATGCAATGAATTGTCCAAGCAGTTGCTCTACACTCGTCTTGCCAG CATCCCTGGTCGTTATGAGTCATTTTGGAAGGAAGTCGATTCTGTCAAGCACATGTGGAGGAATAGAAAGGAATTGAAGGTTGAAGATGCAGGCATTGCTGCTTTGTTTGGCTTGGAGTGCTTTGCATGGTATTGTGCTGGTGAGATAGTAGGAAGAGGATTTACATTCACTGGTTACTATGTCTGA